The window AGCCTGCGGGTCCTGCGCCTTCAGATTGCGCCATGTCCGAGAGATATACGATGCGAAGAAGCACGGGTCAAGTTCGAGGGCGCCGCCCAGTATCTCGATTTCCTCGGGCGATATATCCTCCACTATAAGGATTTGGCCCGACTGTATAGGTGCCCCAGGATGCGGCGACGGACGGGGTTTATGCACCTCCAGGGCAAGGTCTGTGGGCTGGATCAAACGGCATGTTGGGCTCTTGTCATGCGCCGCAAAGTCAAGCGACACTATCCTAGAACAACGTGGCCGGGCGCCTGGTTGCGACAGAAAATCGTACAGGCCGACCAGGGATGGATTGCGCTCCATCTGCGCCTTAACCCTGCTTCTGTACATGCTTTGCTGGTCCACGCATCAAAGACATCCGGCAAGAAGGCTGGCGGAAGCACTCGTGGGCTGATTTCTTCCTGCCAGAGCCCATGAGTAGATTTATAACCGGCGTCTCCCTTGGGCAGGACTGTGCTTACTCAGGCCCGTTGGGTAGCATTTCTCGGGTCATATGAGAGTGCCACCATCTTTTCAAAAGCCTTGTTATTATACACCCGGCTCGCCTATGCAGCACCCCTCAGTTGAGGTGCGCCTTCGAATCCGCCTCGCCTTCCTGCCGTCCTTTTTGTCATTAAGGCAGATGCGACTTAGGCAGCAACGCTCTAGCTGAGCACAGCCTTACCTGAGACTACAGTAACATGAAGGTCAGGTTCGCCAAccattcttcatctctgtGAGAAGAGAACGACGCCTTTCGCAAGGCCGGCATCACCAGACTGTCCTGTGTAAAGCACATCTCGACagtgtacggagtacataaGTGCAGAAAACATAAATCCTTCCGTTTAATGAAAAGCTCCAAGATCTAACCGCCAGATGTTCAGTTTGCTCCAGAGGAATTACACAGCATGAATCGCAAATCATCCTGCTCAAGCAATCAAGACAGGGCTAGGGGCCTATTGCTTACCGTAGCAGTACCGGACGGTCTAGGAGGTAAATTTTTCATAACACGAGAACTTGAAGAGGGGGAACGCGTCATCGAAAGTTTCATAAAGGAATTCAGCCAACATCAGGAAGAATGGGATGCACTGAGGACTACTGCATTAAAAATCATCAAGAATGGCCTGAGTAATCTCGGCATACGGGCGCGAGTAACCAGTCGAATCAAGTCTGTTCCGTCGTTGCGGAAGAAGCTGCGCGAAAGAAACAAACGAAAGGGGTACGTCGACATGGACAGCATTCTAGGTGATCAGGTCGACCTCGTCGGTATTCGGATCTCCCTATTCTTCCCCAACCAACAGCCTGAGGTGGTTCAAATGCTCAAGAATGTCTTCAACTATGATTCTACTCGCTGCTTCCACCGAGACTGGAAGCCCAGAAAGTTGCAGATCTACGATAAGATGAATGGAGAATATGGAGCAGATCATCTTTGGTTACGCCTAAACCAAGATGCCCAAACTCCTACGGAGTTACCGAGATCTGGGAAACACCTTGATCAAAGATTTGAGGTTCAGCTCCGATCATTGTTAATGGATGTTTGGTCTAGTATGAGTCATGATCTAGAATATAAGTCGCTCACAGGAACTCCTTCTGTCGCCGAGTACCGGCTTCTCGACCTACTTAAAGGATCTGTTGAAAACGTCGATATTGAAATTCGCCAAGCCCATGAGACACAGCGTCGTGAAACTGAGGACAAACAATTGGCATCTTCCGCAGAGTTGGGGGAAATTCTCTCAGAGTATTTCCGGCAAGACGGGTCTCAGGAAGCTCCTCAAGATGACATTGACCTATTCATCACAGTGCTGAAGGGAGTGGCTCCAACCGCACCTCCCCAAGTTGGGCAAGGTTTTGTCAAATGCGCAGGGCAACTTACAGCACTTCGTGATCTGCATCTAAAACGTCTCGAAACTGACAGAAAGCCCTTGTGTCTCGATGGCGTGAACAAACTCCTCGCAGACCACACGCCACAGGGCTTGCTTATGGAAGTACCTATGGGGGACACTGAGCTCTTGTTCTCAATGCTAAAACGCATGGATGCCAATACACCTCGTGAATTAAGGAGGTTTATGTTGAACCGGGATATTAGAGGGCGCATGCACAAGGATATCAAATCCTGGAGCTGTGGTGTTAATATACTACCGCCGACAATATCTCTTTATGTGACGAAGAGGATTCTGGTCGGAATGGGGCGTGAAAACCTTACGCCCGAAGCCCAGCGACCCTTGTGGTACTATACAAATAACTTGATTTCGACGGCTCAAAAGGACTGGGTTGACTCCACTTTCTTTGATCCCGGTGACAATTTCCACAGCCACTCCTTGTCACAAGCTCTGATATGGCTCTATCATGTCTTTGATGGATCGGCGGAAACATTACGCCATGCCTTAAAG is drawn from Trichoderma asperellum chromosome 4, complete sequence and contains these coding sequences:
- a CDS encoding uncharacterized protein (EggNog:ENOG41), which codes for MNRKSSCSSNQDRARGLLLTVAVPDGLGGKFFITRELEEGERVIESFIKEFSQHQEEWDALRTTALKIIKNGLSNLGIRARVTSRIKSVPSLRKKLRERNKRKGYVDMDSILGDQVDLVGIRISLFFPNQQPEVVQMLKNVFNYDSTRCFHRDWKPRKLQIYDKMNGEYGADHLWLRLNQDAQTPTELPRSGKHLDQRFEVQLRSLLMDVWSSMSHDLEYKSLTGTPSVAEYRLLDLLKGSVENVDIEIRQAHETQRRETEDKQLASSAELGEILSEYFRQDGSQEAPQDDIDLFITVLKGVAPTAPPQVGQGFVKCAGQLTALRDLHLKRLETDRKPLCLDGVNKLLADHTPQGLLMEVPMGDTELLFSMLKRMDANTPRELRRFMLNRDIRGRMHKDIKSWSCGVNILPPTISLYVTKRILVGMGRENLTPEAQRPLWYYTNNLISTAQKDWVDSTFFDPGDNFHSHSLSQALIWLYHVFDGSAETLRHALKPCQIERCTMIWIAFLWIRTYSPKRATPLPLCSPVYSLFPKCEQCGRRVSSIACLYSLHHIAELSFFHLLPNPLELVGKRTQSMRLNSETQSHDHILDEHNSPVVKSQNQCLFEFIRQLHFIDLESCNRGVEKFSSETRERILRYWGIEIHDGVLLKMRIATWLACIKEYDLLEEFIDRKCNLAGTSRGFEIMQKLSQLATKFNNEEVKIFTDSMRRESA